A single window of Syntrophus aciditrophicus SB DNA harbors:
- a CDS encoding carbohydrate kinase family protein, giving the protein MENRIFTSPPLICGIGQCSLDYLGRIPAYPPPDVKCEFSGLVIQGGGPVATALVALSRWGMRCSFAGIIGDDAFGQAIETSLRNEGIDTSNLLVRRNSASQFAFITVEPDTGRRTIFWQRPTGIPLQPWEIPQEQIRKSDVLHTDGLFIEASLQACRIARQAGVAVVVDAGTLREGMLELAGLSDYFIASETFARRLTGNSDPLDACSFLLKQGPKLVAVTLGAAGYVALHGNTTIRKSAYPVNAVDTTGCGDVFHAGFIFGLVQGWNYETCLDFAAWAAAQVSLQLGGRKGIPPLSEIRSRGYPCSRQEPAAR; this is encoded by the coding sequence ATGGAAAACAGAATTTTCACATCACCTCCTCTGATCTGCGGTATAGGACAGTGTTCCCTGGATTACCTCGGTCGGATTCCCGCCTATCCACCCCCCGATGTCAAATGTGAATTTTCCGGGTTAGTCATTCAGGGAGGCGGACCCGTTGCCACCGCGCTTGTGGCCCTTTCCCGCTGGGGGATGCGCTGTTCCTTTGCCGGGATAATCGGTGACGATGCTTTTGGACAGGCCATTGAAACCTCCCTCCGCAATGAGGGCATCGACACGTCAAACTTGCTGGTCCGACGGAACAGCGCCTCTCAATTTGCCTTTATCACCGTCGAGCCGGACACCGGACGGAGGACCATCTTCTGGCAGCGCCCCACGGGCATCCCTCTCCAGCCCTGGGAAATCCCCCAGGAACAGATCCGCAAATCCGACGTGCTGCATACTGACGGACTTTTCATCGAAGCCTCCCTTCAGGCCTGCCGTATTGCCCGACAGGCTGGAGTGGCTGTGGTCGTCGATGCCGGCACCCTTCGTGAAGGAATGCTGGAGCTTGCCGGTTTGAGCGATTATTTCATCGCCTCGGAAACCTTCGCCCGCCGGTTGACGGGAAATTCGGACCCCTTGGACGCCTGTTCTTTTCTGCTCAAGCAGGGTCCCAAACTCGTCGCCGTTACGCTGGGTGCGGCCGGTTATGTTGCTCTCCATGGAAACACGACGATACGGAAAAGCGCATACCCCGTAAACGCCGTTGACACAACGGGCTGCGGAGATGTCTTTCATGCCGGATTTATCTTCGGGTTGGTTCAGGGGTGGAATTACGAAACGTGTCTTGATTTTGCCGCCTGGGCGGCGGCTCAGGTGAGTCTTCAGCTGGGGGGACGAAAAGGAATCCCCCCGCTGAGCGAAATCAGGAGTCGAGGCTATCCCTGCAGCCGTCAGGAACCCGCCGCCAGGTAA
- a CDS encoding redoxin domain-containing protein, producing MNGSEIVLHKPAPDFELADSEGRQIRLSGYRGERHVVLIFNRGFI from the coding sequence ATGAACGGAAGCGAAATTGTCCTGCATAAACCCGCACCCGATTTCGAACTTGCGGACAGTGAAGGACGTCAGATCAGGCTCTCCGGTTATCGAGGTGAAAGGCACGTCGTCCTGATTTTCAACCGCGGTTTTATTTGA
- the coaE gene encoding dephospho-CoA kinase (Dephospho-CoA kinase (CoaE) performs the final step in coenzyme A biosynthesis.) has translation MLNVGLTGSISCGKSTVARMLEGKGAFIIDFDRLAHDVEEPDKPAWRGIVDTFGPDVLREDRTIDRARLGTLVFADRRKLEKLNEIVHPAVFEAWRRSVEEIRGVRPDAIVVSDFPLLIELGKQNDYDVILLVYIPPQEQIRRLILRNGYSPEEAIQRVNSQMSIEDKIDFADIIVNNAGPREQTQAQIDKIWTQLLKKERLQRKSAASSFQTGTIHKEREVG, from the coding sequence ATGTTGAATGTCGGTTTGACGGGAAGCATTTCCTGCGGAAAATCCACAGTTGCCCGGATGCTTGAGGGAAAGGGCGCATTCATCATTGACTTCGACCGTCTTGCCCATGACGTGGAGGAACCCGATAAGCCTGCCTGGCGGGGAATCGTCGATACCTTCGGTCCGGACGTCCTTCGGGAAGACCGTACCATAGACCGGGCCCGCCTGGGGACTCTGGTTTTTGCCGACCGCCGGAAGCTGGAAAAGCTCAATGAGATCGTTCATCCGGCGGTTTTCGAGGCCTGGCGGCGCAGCGTTGAGGAGATCCGCGGTGTTCGACCCGATGCCATCGTCGTTTCGGATTTTCCACTGCTCATCGAACTGGGGAAGCAGAATGATTATGACGTGATCCTGCTGGTCTATATTCCGCCGCAGGAACAGATTCGCCGCCTCATCCTGAGAAACGGCTACAGTCCCGAAGAGGCGATCCAGCGGGTCAATTCCCAGATGTCCATCGAGGACAAGATTGACTTCGCCGACATCATCGTGAACAATGCCGGTCCCCGGGAACAGACACAGGCGCAGATCGATAAAATCTGGACACAGCTTCTGAAAAAGGAACGACTGCAGAGAAAATCCGCTGCGAGTTCCTTTCAGACAGGAACAATCCATAAAGAACGGGAGGTAGGGTAA
- a CDS encoding carbonic anhydrase → MIGKNVLTDFSARASEPVIGSFTFVHPLAAVIGNVILGDNIMVSPGASIRGDEGQPLYVGSDSNVQDGVVIHALETELDGKPVEKNLVEVDGKKYAVYVGNRVSLAHQVQVHGPAVIRDDTFVGMKSLVFKSYVGSNCVIEPGVLLMGVTVADGRYVPAGSVVKTQEQADALPVITDDYPMKEMNKGVLHVNKALARGYLAAGS, encoded by the coding sequence ATGATCGGTAAAAACGTGCTTACAGACTTTTCAGCCAGGGCTTCCGAACCGGTGATCGGGTCTTTCACTTTTGTGCATCCTCTTGCGGCGGTTATCGGGAATGTCATCCTGGGGGACAATATCATGGTTTCCCCCGGGGCGTCCATCCGGGGAGATGAGGGTCAGCCTCTTTATGTGGGCAGTGACTCCAATGTCCAGGACGGGGTGGTCATTCATGCCCTGGAAACGGAACTGGACGGGAAACCCGTAGAGAAGAATCTCGTTGAAGTCGACGGGAAAAAATATGCCGTCTATGTGGGCAATCGAGTTTCCCTGGCCCATCAGGTTCAAGTGCATGGCCCGGCGGTAATTCGGGATGACACCTTCGTGGGGATGAAATCGCTGGTTTTCAAGTCCTATGTGGGCAGCAACTGCGTGATTGAACCGGGGGTTCTTCTCATGGGGGTCACTGTGGCGGACGGACGGTATGTGCCTGCCGGATCTGTCGTCAAGACGCAGGAACAGGCGGATGCCCTCCCGGTCATTACGGACGATTACCCCATGAAAGAAATGAACAAGGGGGTACTGCACGTAAACAAGGCCCTGGCCAGAGGTTACCTGGCGGCGGGTTCCTGA